A genomic window from Lentibacter algarum includes:
- the pyrC gene encoding dihydroorotase, whose protein sequence is MKTLFTNAKLIDPEAQTEGTGWLLVQNGAIAATGQGEPPQADETIDCNGLCLAPGIVDIGVKVGEPGERHKESYASAARAAAAGGVTTMAIRPDTSPAIDTPEALEFVKRRANEDSAVNVLPLAALTKGREGREMTEIGFLMDAGAVGFSDCDAVVTNTKVFQRALTYARSLGALVIAHPQEPILSAGAAVTSGKFATLRGLPSVSPMAERMGLDRDIALLEMTGARYHADQITTARALPALERAKRNGLDITAGTSIHHLTLNELDVADYRTFFKLKPPLRSEDDRLATVEALASGLIDTISSMHTPQDEESKRLPYAEAASGAVALETLLPAALRLVHAGSLTLAQLFRALALNPAKRLQLASGRLSKGAPADLMLFDPNKPFVLDRTTLLSKSKNTPFDGQRLQGKVVATYVAGKKVFG, encoded by the coding sequence ATGAAAACCCTCTTCACCAACGCAAAGCTCATCGACCCCGAGGCCCAAACCGAGGGCACAGGCTGGCTCCTTGTGCAGAATGGCGCAATCGCCGCAACAGGTCAGGGCGAGCCACCCCAAGCTGACGAAACAATTGATTGCAATGGCCTCTGCCTCGCCCCAGGGATTGTCGACATCGGTGTCAAAGTCGGCGAGCCGGGCGAGCGCCATAAAGAGAGCTATGCATCAGCCGCCCGCGCTGCAGCCGCTGGTGGGGTCACAACAATGGCCATCCGCCCTGATACCTCCCCCGCGATCGACACGCCCGAAGCGCTCGAGTTTGTCAAACGCCGCGCCAATGAAGACAGCGCCGTCAATGTCCTCCCCCTCGCCGCGCTCACAAAGGGGCGCGAGGGCCGAGAAATGACAGAGATCGGCTTCCTGATGGACGCAGGCGCTGTGGGCTTTTCCGATTGCGACGCCGTCGTGACCAACACCAAAGTCTTCCAGCGCGCGCTGACATACGCCCGCTCCCTCGGTGCGCTCGTCATAGCACACCCCCAAGAGCCGATCCTCTCCGCAGGTGCCGCCGTCACCTCTGGCAAGTTCGCAACGCTTCGTGGCCTGCCCTCCGTCTCGCCCATGGCGGAGCGCATGGGCCTTGATCGTGACATCGCGCTCCTTGAGATGACAGGCGCGCGCTACCACGCGGATCAGATCACAACAGCCCGCGCCTTGCCCGCGCTTGAGCGCGCAAAGCGCAACGGCCTTGATATCACCGCAGGCACCTCGATTCACCATCTCACGCTCAATGAGCTAGACGTTGCTGACTACCGCACCTTCTTTAAATTGAAGCCGCCCTTGCGCTCTGAGGATGACCGTCTCGCCACAGTCGAGGCCCTCGCAAGCGGCCTCATCGACACGATCAGTTCGATGCACACACCTCAAGATGAAGAGAGCAAGCGCCTGCCCTATGCCGAGGCCGCTTCTGGCGCGGTTGCACTAGAGACACTTCTACCCGCCGCCCTGCGCCTTGTTCACGCCGGCAGCCTCACGCTGGCGCAACTCTTCCGCGCGCTCGCGCTCAACCCGGCCAAGCGGCTTCAGCTCGCCTCTGGCCGCCTAAGCAAAGGCGCCCCCGCAGATCTGATGCTCTTTGACCCAAACAAGCCCTTCGTGCTTGATCGCACCACGCTTTTGTCAAAGTCCAAAAACACGCCCTTTGACGGCCAGCGCCTGCAAGGTAAAGTCGTGGCAACTTATGTCGCTGGTAAAAAGGTCTTCGGCTGA
- a CDS encoding HlyD family efflux transporter periplasmic adaptor subunit, whose protein sequence is MRFLQRGLTGLFIFAVTLGLLTYGAILVRGAVEDRMSQEARVPPARERVFSVNAQRVVTETLTPVISAYGEVKSLRTLEIRPAVGGTIVEMSETFVEGGSFAAGEVMLKIDDADARAAFERAEADQMDAEAEGRDAARALALAGDELRNAEEQAALRERALVRQRDLKARRVGTDAAVEAAEIAASAAKAAVLTRRQALAQAEARLDSSATRLARAGIQLSEAERRLAETEITARFDGVLSSVNAVEGRLVSANERLAEFVDPDALEVAFRVSTQDYGRLLEADGRLKTAKLDVILEDFGTDLATEARLSRAGAANLGGETGRALFAQLAEAKGFKPGDFVGVQIEETPIEAVSLIPATALGTDGSVLLIGEGGRLELVQVQLLRRQGDSVIIRAPELAGQLIVSKRTPLLGAGISVTAVEAGAEAVAPAAPEMIELSEERRAKLVAAVAANKMMPKDVQERLLTQLQAAEVPLKMVERIESRMGG, encoded by the coding sequence ATGCGGTTTTTACAGCGTGGTTTGACGGGGCTTTTTATCTTTGCCGTGACGCTCGGGCTTTTGACCTATGGGGCGATCTTGGTGCGCGGTGCTGTTGAGGACCGTATGAGCCAAGAGGCGCGTGTGCCGCCAGCGCGCGAGCGGGTTTTTTCTGTGAATGCTCAACGGGTTGTCACAGAAACGCTGACGCCTGTGATTTCGGCTTATGGCGAGGTGAAAAGCCTGCGGACGCTGGAGATCCGTCCTGCTGTTGGCGGCACTATCGTTGAAATGAGTGAGACATTTGTTGAAGGTGGCAGCTTTGCGGCGGGCGAAGTCATGCTCAAGATTGATGATGCAGATGCGCGCGCGGCGTTTGAGCGGGCGGAGGCTGACCAGATGGATGCTGAGGCCGAGGGGCGCGATGCGGCCCGCGCTCTTGCTTTGGCGGGCGATGAGCTGCGCAATGCTGAGGAGCAGGCGGCCTTGCGCGAGCGTGCGCTCGTGCGTCAACGGGATCTGAAAGCGCGGCGTGTGGGAACAGATGCGGCTGTGGAGGCGGCAGAAATTGCTGCGAGCGCGGCCAAGGCCGCGGTTTTGACGCGCAGGCAGGCTTTGGCGCAGGCCGAGGCGCGGCTTGACAGTTCGGCCACGCGGCTGGCGCGGGCGGGCATCCAGCTCTCCGAGGCGGAGCGGCGGCTTGCAGAGACAGAGATCACTGCGCGGTTCGACGGGGTCTTGAGCAGTGTGAACGCGGTTGAGGGGCGTCTTGTGAGCGCCAACGAACGGCTGGCGGAGTTTGTGGACCCTGATGCGCTTGAAGTGGCGTTTCGGGTTTCGACACAGGATTATGGGCGGCTTCTGGAGGCGGACGGGCGTCTCAAGACTGCCAAGCTTGATGTGATTTTGGAAGATTTCGGGACCGACCTTGCGACAGAAGCGCGGCTAAGCCGTGCAGGGGCGGCCAATCTGGGCGGCGAAACGGGCCGTGCGCTCTTTGCTCAGCTGGCCGAGGCCAAGGGCTTTAAACCTGGTGACTTTGTTGGGGTGCAGATTGAAGAGACGCCGATTGAGGCCGTTTCGCTCATCCCTGCTACGGCGCTGGGGACCGACGGCTCTGTGCTGCTGATTGGTGAGGGTGGACGCCTTGAGCTTGTTCAGGTGCAGCTTTTGCGGCGACAGGGGGACAGTGTGATCATCCGCGCGCCCGAACTTGCGGGGCAGCTTATTGTCTCAAAGCGCACGCCTCTTTTGGGCGCCGGGATCAGTGTGACGGCTGTCGAGGCTGGGGCAGAAGCTGTGGCGCCTGCGGCTCCAGAAATGATCGAACTCAGTGAGGAGCGGCGCGCCAAGCTTGTGGCGGCTGTTGCGGCCAACAAGATGATGCCCAAGGATGTGCAGGAGCGGCTTTTGACGCAGCTTCAGGCGGCTGAAGTTCCGCTGAAGATGGTGGAGCGGATTGAAAGCCGCATGGGGGGATAA
- a CDS encoding NUDIX domain-containing protein: MNDVFEPLGPLMEPQDGPALIKVAAIYARDTHGRALCQLRDDLPGIAAGGIWGLFGGKVEAGETLRAAAVREFFEETGIVIAEGDLGPMVQVASQTLSNWRIYVFELARPVRPDEIRLGEGAGFAFLTEAQVRDYEFISTYKQFFEKIFD; the protein is encoded by the coding sequence ATGAACGATGTCTTTGAGCCATTGGGCCCTCTGATGGAGCCGCAAGACGGACCTGCTCTGATCAAAGTTGCTGCGATTTATGCCCGCGACACGCATGGCCGCGCGCTGTGCCAGCTTCGGGACGATTTGCCAGGGATTGCTGCCGGCGGGATTTGGGGCCTGTTTGGCGGCAAGGTCGAGGCGGGCGAGACCCTGCGCGCCGCCGCTGTGCGCGAGTTTTTTGAGGAAACGGGGATTGTGATTGCTGAGGGCGATTTGGGCCCTATGGTGCAGGTGGCTTCGCAGACTTTGTCAAACTGGCGGATTTATGTGTTTGAGCTTGCTCGGCCTGTGCGCCCAGACGAGATCAGGCTCGGCGAGGGCGCTGGCTTTGCGTTTTTGACGGAAGCGCAGGTCAGGGACTATGAATTCATCTCGACCTATAAACAGTTTTTTGAAAAGATTTTCGACTGA
- a CDS encoding uracil-DNA glycosylase, whose protein sequence is MESAQEYWAARAALEWQVELGADEALSEGPVNRFELVEKVKAKPASAKVEAAPHVQSGYVEAPKIDAVAEARTAAEQAQDLGQLRAALDRFEHCELKRGARNLVFADGAAGARVMILGEAPDREGDREGKPFVGQSAALLGKMLGAIGLSLEESVYVSTVMPWRLLNQSGPSPDEIAMMRPFVARHVALAKPDILILMGNIACDAALGQRGITRLRGTWGEAFGLPVMPMFPPETLMRQPELKRAAWADLLEIKARLA, encoded by the coding sequence ATGGAATCGGCACAAGAATACTGGGCGGCGCGGGCGGCTCTTGAATGGCAGGTTGAACTCGGGGCTGATGAGGCGCTGAGCGAAGGGCCTGTGAACCGCTTTGAGCTTGTTGAGAAGGTGAAGGCTAAGCCTGCCTCTGCGAAAGTCGAGGCGGCGCCACATGTGCAGTCTGGATATGTGGAAGCGCCCAAGATTGACGCTGTGGCGGAGGCCCGCACGGCGGCCGAGCAAGCTCAGGATTTGGGCCAGCTGCGTGCGGCGCTGGACCGGTTTGAGCATTGCGAGCTCAAGCGCGGGGCGCGCAACCTTGTGTTTGCCGATGGCGCGGCTGGGGCGCGTGTGATGATCCTTGGCGAAGCGCCAGACCGAGAGGGGGACCGCGAGGGCAAGCCTTTTGTCGGGCAGTCGGCTGCCCTTTTGGGAAAGATGCTTGGCGCGATAGGTCTGAGCCTTGAAGAAAGTGTTTATGTCAGCACAGTGATGCCGTGGCGGCTTTTGAACCAGTCGGGGCCAAGTCCTGACGAGATTGCTATGATGCGGCCCTTTGTGGCGCGGCATGTCGCTTTGGCGAAGCCTGACATCTTGATTCTGATGGGTAATATTGCGTGTGATGCGGCGCTGGGGCAGCGCGGAATTACGCGGCTGCGCGGCACATGGGGCGAGGCGTTTGGCTTGCCTGTGATGCCGATGTTTCCGCCAGAGACTTTGATGCGCCAGCCTGAGCTGAAGCGCGCGGCATGGGCGGATTTGTTAGAGATTAAAGCGAGGCTTGCATGA
- the plsY gene encoding glycerol-3-phosphate 1-O-acyltransferase PlsY, which yields MPLIEHSALVLALWALIGYLFGSVPFGVLISRVMNLGDLRAIGSGNIGATNVLRTGNKTAALLTLLLDGGKAAVAVLLARAMAGEDAAQLAGLMAFLGHCFPIWLRFKGGKGVATFIGLILALNWAVGLAVCATWLLAFAIWRISSLAAVAAASASTVWMAALGAHQLLLLGIALTVLVFFTHRANIDRLRAGTEPKFGGKK from the coding sequence ATGCCCCTCATCGAACACTCCGCCCTTGTTCTCGCCCTCTGGGCCCTCATCGGCTATCTCTTCGGCTCCGTGCCCTTCGGCGTCTTGATCTCTCGCGTGATGAACCTCGGAGATCTGCGCGCCATCGGTTCGGGCAATATCGGCGCAACCAATGTCTTGCGCACAGGCAACAAGACCGCCGCGTTGCTCACGCTTCTGCTGGATGGCGGCAAAGCAGCAGTCGCTGTGCTCCTTGCCCGCGCTATGGCAGGCGAAGACGCGGCCCAGCTTGCGGGCCTGATGGCGTTCCTCGGTCATTGCTTCCCCATTTGGCTGCGCTTCAAGGGCGGTAAAGGCGTCGCCACATTCATTGGGCTAATACTTGCGCTCAACTGGGCTGTGGGCCTCGCCGTCTGCGCGACATGGCTCTTGGCCTTCGCAATCTGGCGGATCTCCTCGCTCGCTGCTGTCGCTGCCGCAAGCGCCTCAACGGTCTGGATGGCCGCACTTGGCGCGCATCAGCTCCTGCTGCTCGGCATTGCCCTGACAGTGCTGGTGTTCTTCACCCACCGAGCCAACATCGACCGCCTCCGCGCAGGCACGGAGCCAAAATTCGGCGGCAAAAAGTAA
- a CDS encoding 16S rRNA (uracil(1498)-N(3))-methyltransferase, producing the protein MTDVKIRLFVDHPLGAGQSLALDKAQSHYLFGVMRQQVGAKIAVFNGCDGEWLAEVSEASKRGGVLLCKAQRGPQVNPPDLWLLFAPIKKTRTDFIVEKAAEMGAARIMPVQTDFTNAERIRQDRLQAHALEAAEQCGGTFVPEVTDLTKLSALLDAWPTERKLMFCDEAIAGQAGAQETLESAGAGPWAVLIGPEGGFSQSERARLHSAEFAHPVSLGPRILRADTAAVAALTVWQQALGDWA; encoded by the coding sequence ATGACAGATGTGAAGATCAGATTGTTTGTAGATCACCCGCTGGGGGCGGGGCAATCGCTGGCTTTGGATAAAGCGCAGTCGCACTATCTTTTTGGCGTGATGCGCCAGCAGGTTGGGGCGAAGATTGCTGTGTTCAATGGCTGTGATGGTGAGTGGCTGGCCGAGGTCAGTGAGGCAAGCAAACGGGGCGGTGTTTTGCTCTGCAAGGCGCAGCGGGGGCCACAGGTCAATCCGCCTGATCTTTGGCTTCTCTTCGCGCCGATCAAGAAGACGCGCACGGACTTTATTGTCGAGAAAGCTGCCGAGATGGGCGCTGCCCGGATTATGCCTGTGCAGACTGACTTTACCAATGCGGAGCGGATCAGGCAGGACCGTTTGCAAGCACATGCGCTTGAAGCAGCAGAGCAGTGTGGCGGCACATTTGTGCCTGAAGTGACTGACTTAACCAAGCTTTCAGCGCTCCTTGATGCATGGCCCACAGAGCGCAAGCTGATGTTTTGCGATGAGGCTATTGCAGGGCAAGCGGGGGCACAGGAAACATTGGAGTCGGCAGGAGCCGGGCCTTGGGCTGTGTTGATTGGGCCAGAGGGGGGCTTCTCTCAGTCTGAACGCGCACGACTGCATTCTGCCGAGTTTGCCCATCCTGTGAGCCTCGGGCCACGGATATTGCGGGCCGATACGGCTGCGGTTGCTGCGCTCACGGTCTGGCAGCAGGCCTTGGGGGATTGGGCATGA
- a CDS encoding glutamate--cysteine ligase, with product MSIPQSGGGPIEHHSQLAEYMAEGCKPKSDWKIGTEHEKFGYCKDSLLPIPYEGERSVRAVLEGLQQKHGWNPVFEGENIVGLEKDGANVSLEPGGQLELSGAPLDTIHQTCDEVNIHLKEVKDIADAVGVGFIGLGAAPIWTHEQMPLMPKGRYKLMNDYMQKVGTMGRDMMRRTCTVQVNLDFASEADMVKKMRAAIALQPVATALFANSPFFEGKPNGHKSWRSRVWRDLDAARTGMVPFVFEEGFGFERWVEYALDVPMYFVYRDGKYINALGQSFRDFLKGELPALPGETPTLSDWADHLTTLFPEARIKKYMEMRGADGGPWRRLCALPAFWVGLMYDESALDAALDLTKGWDVETREALRVASSEHGLHAETHGVKMYDLAREVVKISEAGLKARGREGAGGMIPDETHFLSALQESLESGEVPADELLRRYKSDWGGDVSRIYADYSY from the coding sequence ATGTCTATTCCTCAGTCCGGCGGCGGCCCGATCGAACACCACTCACAATTGGCTGAATATATGGCCGAGGGGTGTAAACCCAAGAGTGACTGGAAAATCGGAACGGAACACGAGAAGTTTGGCTACTGTAAGGACAGTCTCTTGCCAATTCCTTACGAGGGGGAGCGTTCGGTGCGCGCCGTGCTGGAAGGCTTGCAGCAAAAGCATGGCTGGAACCCAGTGTTTGAAGGTGAAAATATTGTTGGATTAGAAAAGGATGGGGCCAATGTGAGCCTTGAGCCCGGGGGGCAACTTGAGCTTTCTGGTGCGCCTTTGGACACCATCCACCAGACCTGTGACGAGGTGAATATCCACCTCAAAGAAGTTAAAGACATTGCTGATGCTGTTGGTGTCGGCTTTATCGGGCTTGGTGCAGCGCCAATCTGGACTCATGAGCAGATGCCGCTCATGCCCAAGGGCCGCTACAAGCTCATGAACGATTATATGCAAAAAGTTGGCACCATGGGCCGCGATATGATGCGGCGCACCTGCACCGTGCAGGTGAACCTTGATTTTGCCTCCGAGGCGGACATGGTCAAGAAGATGCGCGCCGCGATTGCGCTTCAGCCTGTGGCGACGGCGCTCTTTGCCAACTCGCCGTTTTTTGAAGGCAAACCGAATGGCCACAAAAGCTGGCGTAGCCGTGTCTGGCGCGATCTGGATGCTGCGCGTACAGGGATGGTTCCGTTTGTGTTTGAAGAGGGCTTCGGCTTTGAGCGCTGGGTGGAATACGCACTCGATGTGCCGATGTATTTTGTCTATCGTGATGGCAAGTATATCAATGCGTTAGGCCAGTCTTTCCGCGATTTTCTCAAGGGCGAGTTGCCTGCTCTTCCCGGTGAAACGCCAACGCTGTCTGACTGGGCGGATCACCTGACCACACTCTTTCCAGAGGCGCGGATCAAGAAGTATATGGAGATGCGCGGGGCCGATGGCGGACCGTGGCGCAGGCTTTGTGCGCTGCCTGCTTTCTGGGTCGGTCTTATGTACGACGAGAGCGCCTTGGATGCCGCCTTGGACCTGACCAAAGGCTGGGATGTGGAGACACGTGAAGCGCTGCGTGTGGCCTCGTCTGAGCACGGCCTTCATGCGGAAACACATGGCGTGAAGATGTATGATCTTGCGCGCGAAGTTGTGAAAATTTCTGAGGCTGGATTGAAGGCGCGTGGCCGTGAGGGCGCGGGTGGGATGATTCCAGATGAGACCCATTTCCTGAGTGCTTTGCAGGAGTCGCTTGAAAGCGGTGAAGTCCCTGCGGATGAGCTTTTGCGCCGTTACAAGAGCGATTGGGGCGGTGATGTGAGCCGAATTTACGCCGATTATTCTTATTGA
- the moaB gene encoding molybdenum cofactor biosynthesis protein B, with protein MSRIDESREFIPVRIAVLTVSDTRELAEDRSGDVLVARLTEAGHVLAKREIVRDERGDIAQQLRDWVASGEVDVIISTGGTGLTGRDVTVEAHRDVYEKEIDAFGTLFTMISFGKIGTSAVQSRATAGVAGGCYLFALPGSPGACKDGWDDILKWQLDYRHRPCNFVEIMPRLEEHKRRK; from the coding sequence ATGAGCAGAATTGACGAAAGCCGTGAGTTTATTCCCGTGAGGATTGCTGTTTTGACGGTCAGTGACACGCGGGAGCTGGCAGAGGACCGCTCGGGTGATGTGCTTGTGGCGCGGCTGACGGAAGCGGGGCATGTGCTGGCGAAACGCGAGATTGTGCGTGATGAGCGCGGGGATATTGCTCAGCAACTGCGCGACTGGGTGGCCAGTGGTGAAGTTGATGTCATTATCTCGACAGGCGGCACGGGGCTGACAGGGCGGGATGTGACCGTTGAGGCTCATAGGGATGTTTACGAAAAAGAGATCGACGCCTTTGGCACGCTGTTTACGATGATCAGCTTTGGCAAAATCGGAACGAGTGCTGTGCAGAGCCGCGCGACCGCGGGTGTGGCGGGCGGGTGCTATCTCTTCGCGCTGCCAGGCAGCCCAGGAGCGTGTAAGGACGGCTGGGACGACATCCTGAAGTGGCAGCTGGATTATCGTCACCGGCCCTGCAACTTCGTTGAGATCATGCCGCGACTTGAAGAGCACAAGCGACGCAAATGA
- a CDS encoding aspartate carbamoyltransferase catalytic subunit codes for MSFAHRHLLGIEPLSQSDITSILDLADKYVALNRSAHKHSDALAGLTQINMFFENSTRTQASFELAGKRLGADVMNMAMGASSIKKGETLVDTALTLNAMHPDLLVVRHGSSGAVDLLAQKVNCAVLNAGDGSHEHPTQALLDALTIRRAKGRLHRLSIAICGDIAHSRVARSNIMLLGKMENRVRLIGPPTLMPSQIDEFGVEVFDDMREGLEGVDVVMMLRLQKERMDGGFIPSEREYYHRFGLTAEKLAHAKPDAIVMHPGPMNRGVEIDGEIADDVTRSVIQEQVEMGVAVRMAAMDLLARNLRESRAAAASKDTYV; via the coding sequence ATGAGCTTTGCACATCGTCACCTATTAGGGATCGAGCCGCTCTCCCAATCCGACATCACTTCTATTCTTGATCTGGCCGACAAATATGTTGCGCTCAATCGCTCTGCGCACAAACACTCCGATGCGCTGGCGGGCCTGACCCAGATCAATATGTTCTTTGAAAACTCGACCCGCACACAGGCGTCTTTCGAGCTTGCAGGCAAGCGCCTCGGCGCAGATGTGATGAACATGGCCATGGGCGCAAGCTCTATCAAAAAGGGCGAAACGCTGGTTGATACGGCCCTCACTCTCAACGCCATGCACCCCGATCTCCTCGTCGTGCGCCATGGCAGCTCAGGTGCGGTCGATCTTCTGGCCCAAAAGGTCAATTGCGCCGTGCTCAACGCGGGCGATGGCAGCCACGAACACCCGACTCAGGCGCTGCTCGATGCCCTGACAATCCGCCGCGCCAAGGGCCGCCTACACCGCCTCTCGATCGCAATCTGCGGCGATATCGCCCACTCCCGCGTCGCACGCAGCAATATCATGCTGCTCGGCAAAATGGAAAATCGCGTCCGCCTGATCGGACCGCCCACGCTAATGCCGAGCCAGATTGACGAGTTTGGCGTCGAAGTCTTTGACGACATGCGGGAAGGGCTTGAAGGCGTCGATGTCGTGATGATGCTCAGGCTCCAGAAAGAGCGCATGGATGGCGGGTTTATCCCCTCCGAGCGCGAGTATTATCACCGCTTCGGTCTCACCGCCGAAAAGCTCGCCCACGCCAAACCAGATGCGATCGTCATGCACCCCGGCCCAATGAACCGCGGCGTTGAGATCGACGGCGAAATTGCCGATGACGTGACCCGCTCTGTCATTCAAGAACAGGTCGAAATGGGCGTCGCCGTGCGCATGGCCGCGATGGACCTACTGGCGCGCAATCTGCGCGAAAGCCGCGCTGCTGCCGCTTCAAAGGACACCTATGTCTGA